From the genome of Streptomyces sp. NBC_01304:
CAACTGCCCAAAGATGGCGGGAAGTTGTACAGTTTTGATGTGAGCTTGGAGCCTGCTGCCCATGGCGTCGCACGCGACGCTCAGGCCGACGCCGAGACCCGAGAGGTCGACGACGCCGCCGAGGTGAATGGCGCGGGCAGAAGCGCGCGACCTGCGGGGCCTGAGCGGCCCGAGCGGCCCGAGCGGAAGAAGTCCCCCGGCGAGGTCGCCGACGAACTGCGGTCCAGGATCAGGTCCGGACGGCTGCGGCCCGGCCAACGGATGCCCACCCAGGCGAAGTTGGCAGACGAGTTCGGCGTGGAGCGCGGTGCGGTCCGTGAGGCGCTGCGCACCCTGCAGGCGGAGCATCTGCTGGCCAATGTGACCAAGGGAAGCCCGGCGACGGTCGCCGACCGGGTGACGCATGCCTTCGCAGGTCCGGGCTCGGCGCCGCAGCCCACCATGGTGACGCTCGGGCCGCGGATCACCCAGGCGTTCGCCCGGGAGCACGTCGTGATCGACGCCATCTGTCTCACCTCCGTCTCGCTCACCCTGGCCATCGGGGAACCGCTGCGGCAGATCCACGCGGGACAGCGAAAACCGGCCAGGATCGATGTACGGGTGATGCTGCCGAGCCGCAACATCGACCTGGCCTTCCCGGTCCGGGTCAATGGTCCGCGTGCGGCCGACGGCGACCCGGTGCACAGCAAGTGGCTGGCCCAGCGCAATGCCCAGGGCCAGGTGCTGCGGCACAATCTGCAGGCGCTGCGGTCCTCGCACGGCATCGATGTGAATGTGGAGTTCCGGGCGCTGCCGTTCACGCCGCCGGTCAAGCTCTATCTGCTCGGCGGCGAAGAGGCGCTCTTCGCGTACTACACCCTCACCAAGCGCGGTGAGGAGATCGACCACGAGTACACGGAGATGTACGACGCACAGGGCATCCAGTCGATGCTCTTCGCCTTCGAGCGGGGGGCCGGACTGCGCGACACCACCTTCGTCGAGCAGTCCCATCTGTGGTTCGACGCGCTGTGGAACACGATCAGCCAGGACCTGCTGCTGTCCGAGCCGCGGCACGGATCGCCAGGACACGGATCATCGGGACACGGATCGTCAGGGCAAGAGCCCTCAGGGCGCGGGTCGCGTCATCATGAGGACGAGCACTATCGCTCCGATCGAGCTGCACGTGGGATTCCTGGCCTTGATGCCGATGGTGAGCAGTAGCAGACCGATGATCCCCATCGGTCCGTACCGCCAGCTGACAAGCGACTCGAACCCCACCACGAAGGTGGCACCGAGTAAGGCGATGAAAGGCATCCTGCTTCCCCCTCCCTTGCCATCTTGGCTGAGTTGGTAACCAACTCCATTGAAGTTGTCCCCACTTGGTCACCAGTCATAAACAACTTCCCAACACCTGACGGGAGATGGCTGGGAGTTGTACCGTTTGGTCGTGACCCAGGAGAACGTTGTGGTGAACGGCAGAAAGCCCTCGTACCAGGACATCGCCGACGAGCTGCGCGACCGCATCAAGAGCGGTGACCTGCCCCCCGGCAGCCGGTTGCCAACTCAGGCGAAGTTGGCAGACGAGTTCGGCGTGGAGCGCGGTGCGATCCGCGCGGCACTGAAGGCCCTCGCGGACGACGGGCTGCTGATCAATGTCACCAAGGGCAGCCCGCCGCAGGTCGCGGCCGCCGCCACCCAGGCCGCGGCGGAGCCGCAGCCCACGATGGTCGGTCTGGCTCCGCGCATGACCGAGGCGTTCTCCGCCCGGCAGGTCCGCATCGACGCGATCTGTCTCACCGCGGAGACCCTGATGCTGGCCCTCGGCGAGCCGCTCCGCCAGATCCACGAGGGCCGGCTGCACCCCGAGTCCGTGACCGTCCGCATCCTGCTGCCCAGCAGCCAGATCGACCTGGCCTTCCCGGTGGCGACCGAGGAACCGGACGACGGCAACCCCGTACACAGCCGCTGGCTGGCCCAGCGCAACGCCCAGGGCCAGGTGCTGCGGCACAATCTGCAGGCCCTGCGGTCCTCGCACGGCATCGATGTACAG
Proteins encoded in this window:
- a CDS encoding winged helix-turn-helix domain-containing protein; the protein is MVVTQENVVVNGRKPSYQDIADELRDRIKSGDLPPGSRLPTQAKLADEFGVERGAIRAALKALADDGLLINVTKGSPPQVAAAATQAAAEPQPTMVGLAPRMTEAFSARQVRIDAICLTAETLMLALGEPLRQIHEGRLHPESVTVRILLPSSQIDLAFPVATEEPDDGNPVHSRWLAQRNAQGQVLRHNLQALRSSHGIDVQVEFKALPFTPPIKLYLLNGSEALFAYYLVTKREEEIDSARFEMFDVLGTQSLLFSFEQRAGQRDEAYVQESQKWFDALWNTISLDLTLS